A genomic segment from Rickettsiella endosymbiont of Miltochrista miniata encodes:
- a CDS encoding helix-turn-helix transcriptional regulator — translation MFIKMYKLDDVDQYVDYLLKPKKKCYQELAKDYLAYFGNQKPTNNQMVVAKNLIIDLLTRQTLTFDEKLSTQEMKCLYLAFKGKTVAHTSQIFSLNPDTVKYYRKQGMKKLNCHNMIQAAFICGSGNFHAHLYENLIDIHINLYHKKDHSK, via the coding sequence ATGTTCATTAAAATGTATAAATTAGATGATGTAGATCAATATGTAGATTATCTACTTAAGCCGAAAAAGAAATGCTACCAAGAATTAGCCAAAGATTATTTGGCCTATTTTGGAAATCAAAAACCAACTAATAATCAAATGGTTGTTGCTAAAAACTTGATCATCGATTTATTAACTCGCCAAACCTTAACCTTTGATGAAAAATTATCTACACAAGAAATGAAATGCCTTTATCTGGCTTTTAAGGGTAAAACCGTGGCCCATACGTCCCAAATATTTTCACTTAATCCAGATACAGTAAAATACTACAGAAAGCAGGGGATGAAAAAACTTAATTGCCATAATATGATCCAGGCTGCCTTCATCTGTGGGTCAGGAAACTTTCATGCTCATTTGTATGAAAATTTAATTGATATACATATCAATCTATATCATAAAAAAGATCATTCGAAATAA
- a CDS encoding iron-containing redox enzyme family protein: MSTIIKNKAESSCIDQNILAISDLQNFLVNWDEDYQAKLSNIDIFNYSLTKHWSKEQCQFFVKVLYHIRGHFDSFLWYMGNFAPDYKTKQMILKNVHDEFGMNGLSHEQLYFQFAQSFDVDLTYELLEETAYLHFAREYIRNQLLWLRRNDWDHRLAAFAAIERLDNVDYLNLRNIAESIGATGKALTFFNVHIKADHFEGILIAAFQELWQKKPLVAQEVFNFISDFQTSMWKNLSDAIFNYNNKETRLPS, translated from the coding sequence ATGAGCACTATAATAAAGAATAAAGCTGAATCTTCATGTATTGACCAAAATATCTTAGCAATCTCTGATTTACAAAATTTTCTAGTTAATTGGGATGAGGATTATCAAGCAAAACTATCAAACATAGATATATTTAATTATTCTTTAACTAAGCATTGGAGCAAAGAACAATGTCAATTTTTTGTAAAAGTTTTATATCATATACGTGGTCACTTCGATAGTTTCTTATGGTATATGGGAAATTTTGCACCAGATTATAAAACCAAACAAATGATCTTAAAAAATGTTCATGATGAGTTTGGTATGAATGGCTTATCTCATGAACAATTATATTTTCAATTTGCTCAAAGTTTTGATGTTGATTTAACTTACGAGTTATTAGAAGAAACTGCCTACTTGCATTTTGCAAGAGAATATATTAGGAACCAATTACTTTGGCTCAGAAGGAACGATTGGGACCATAGGCTAGCTGCATTTGCTGCCATAGAGCGACTAGATAATGTTGATTATCTAAATTTGCGCAACATTGCAGAAAGCATAGGCGCTACCGGAAAAGCGTTAACTTTTTTTAATGTGCATATAAAAGCGGATCATTTTGAAGGAATATTAATAGCAGCGTTTCAGGAACTTTGGCAAAAAAAACCACTTGTAGCACAAGAAGTGTTTAATTTTATCAGTGACTTTCAAACTTCCATGTGGAAGAACTTATCGGATGCGATTTTTAATTATAACAATAAAGAAACTAGGTTACCTAGCTAG
- a CDS encoding HAMP domain-containing sensor histidine kinase, whose protein sequence is MRFLIITIKKLGYLARKLNGYISVKVEDFGAQYVIFGIFGLLNYPLYYIIWKFFSSQSYESLPLRIVATLLCLFLVLNKYWPKKLQPWLPTYWYITLLFCLPFFFCFMLLKNHAIDVWLMSTTIVLVLLMLLVDWLSFIILLTLGVFLAWLSYHFTSAIPFKNDNFVGLMSQYLGSLAVVLLFARNKEKSGKERLNAMSSVATSIAHELRTPLATLNIGAKNIKKYFPYFSQAYLMASQAKLPVETIKMSTFKLIEKTSSDMELETEAAALFIDMLLMNVSPQFSVDSCKTFSIDKCVTETLSRYPFSEEERELIHWSENRDFIVKGEYLLITHILFNLLRNALFHIAKANKGQVYIWLESNKENTLCFKDTGTGIVKEFIGRIFDRFYTKTPHGTGIGLTFCRAAMESLGGEILCESIENEYTLFTLKFPKINSKL, encoded by the coding sequence ATGCGATTTTTAATTATAACAATAAAGAAACTAGGTTACCTAGCTAGAAAACTTAATGGATATATTAGTGTAAAAGTAGAAGATTTTGGTGCGCAATATGTGATTTTTGGTATATTTGGTCTTCTCAATTACCCTCTTTATTATATTATATGGAAATTTTTTTCCTCCCAATCCTATGAAAGCTTACCTTTACGGATAGTTGCAACTTTACTTTGCTTATTTTTAGTATTAAACAAATATTGGCCAAAAAAGCTGCAGCCATGGTTACCTACTTATTGGTATATAACATTATTGTTTTGCCTGCCTTTCTTTTTTTGTTTCATGCTATTGAAGAATCATGCCATTGATGTCTGGCTTATGAGCACCACTATCGTATTAGTATTACTTATGCTGCTGGTAGATTGGCTTAGCTTTATAATTTTGCTTACCTTAGGGGTTTTTCTTGCTTGGTTAAGCTATCATTTTACTTCAGCTATTCCTTTTAAAAATGATAATTTTGTTGGTTTAATGTCTCAATACTTGGGTTCCTTGGCTGTTGTATTGCTTTTTGCACGGAATAAAGAAAAATCAGGTAAAGAACGGTTAAATGCTATGTCTTCGGTAGCAACAAGCATTGCTCATGAATTACGTACTCCATTAGCCACACTTAATATAGGTGCAAAAAATATTAAAAAATATTTTCCTTATTTTTCCCAAGCCTATCTAATGGCCTCACAAGCCAAACTACCCGTAGAAACTATTAAAATGAGCACATTTAAGCTCATAGAAAAAACTTCTTCGGATATGGAATTAGAGACTGAAGCTGCGGCTCTATTTATTGACATGCTACTTATGAATGTAAGTCCTCAATTCAGTGTGGACTCATGCAAAACTTTTTCAATAGACAAATGTGTCACCGAAACTCTATCTCGATATCCCTTTTCGGAAGAAGAAAGAGAATTGATTCATTGGTCAGAAAATCGTGATTTTATAGTTAAAGGAGAATACTTGCTAATTACGCATATATTATTTAATTTATTACGAAATGCCTTATTTCATATTGCTAAAGCTAATAAAGGCCAAGTTTATATCTGGTTAGAGTCAAATAAAGAAAACACGCTTTGCTTCAAAGATACAGGAACGGGTATAGTTAAAGAGTTTATTGGACGTATATTTGACCGTTTTTATACTAAAACTCCTCATGGAACGGGTATTGGCCTTACATTTTGCAGGGCTGCTATGGAATCCTTAGGAGGAGAAATACTGTGTGAATCTATTGAAAATGAATACACTCTATTTACATTGAAATTCCCTAAAATTAATTCTAAACTTTAA
- a CDS encoding LuxR C-terminal-related transcriptional regulator, whose translation MTKIPSRKNTDFVIKKLLVKLGNKNPNYKQLKLAESLFLKTSITKELTFNSQLTSRELCCLLLASLGKRVKETANLLEVMPSTVETWHKNIKYKLESETMAQAVYKGITHGYLREYSGQDFP comes from the coding sequence ATGACAAAAATCCCATCAAGAAAAAACACTGATTTTGTTATAAAAAAATTGTTAGTAAAGCTAGGCAATAAGAACCCTAATTATAAACAACTAAAACTTGCTGAATCTTTATTTTTAAAAACCAGCATAACTAAAGAATTAACCTTTAATTCTCAACTAACCAGTCGGGAGCTCTGCTGTTTGCTTTTAGCTTCTTTAGGGAAAAGAGTAAAAGAAACAGCAAATCTATTAGAAGTAATGCCCTCAACAGTTGAAACATGGCATAAAAACATTAAGTACAAACTAGAAAGTGAAACAATGGCACAGGCGGTCTATAAGGGAATAACTCACGGCTATCTCCGAGAATATTCAGGCCAGGACTTTCCTTAA
- a CDS encoding PhzF family phenazine biosynthesis protein: MKVKIVNVFSINNQGGNPCAIVDNAAHLSTDEMQAMATDFNLPETVFIIPDKNQYLLRFFATKGELPLCCHGALGAAYYLFKSDSGKSFNIKSYQTKLDLDIACNDNLISMSIVNNGKIVDDNIDLDIISKLLVIDKASINAHSSCAIVSIGSPKLLMPVIDRNILFNMAPNLELISQWCKKYSVNGVYVYSNDTEQPHADYVGRNFNPLFSHQEDIATGVAAAALAFILNLKNDNKKNNFIIEQGANLGRPSKIYVFVTTDKIQIYGEAYFS; this comes from the coding sequence ATGAAGGTTAAAATTGTTAACGTATTTTCAATAAATAATCAGGGCGGAAATCCCTGTGCCATCGTAGATAATGCTGCGCATCTTAGCACAGATGAAATGCAAGCAATGGCTACAGATTTCAACCTTCCCGAAACAGTTTTTATCATTCCAGATAAAAATCAATACTTGCTTCGATTTTTTGCTACTAAAGGAGAGCTTCCTCTTTGTTGCCACGGTGCTTTAGGTGCAGCGTATTATCTTTTTAAATCAGATTCCGGAAAATCTTTTAATATTAAATCTTATCAAACAAAACTCGATCTTGATATAGCCTGTAATGATAATTTAATCTCAATGTCTATCGTAAATAATGGAAAAATTGTAGATGACAATATAGATCTAGACATTATCAGTAAACTGTTAGTTATCGATAAAGCATCTATAAACGCCCATTCATCCTGCGCTATAGTATCTATAGGAAGCCCTAAGCTATTAATGCCTGTTATCGATAGAAATATTTTATTTAATATGGCACCTAATTTAGAACTTATCAGTCAATGGTGCAAAAAATACTCTGTCAATGGGGTTTATGTATATTCAAATGATACCGAACAACCTCACGCTGACTATGTTGGGCGTAATTTTAACCCATTGTTCAGCCATCAAGAGGATATTGCGACCGGTGTTGCGGCTGCCGCTTTAGCTTTTATATTAAATTTAAAAAATGATAATAAAAAGAATAATTTTATAATAGAGCAGGGCGCTAACTTAGGTAGGCCTAGTAAAATCTATGTTTTCGTAACTACTGATAAAATACAAATTTACGGCGAAGCTTATTTTTCTTAA
- a CDS encoding phospholipase D family protein yields MLKRVLLICILSSLTLIQGCAGSSHTNLISLPTKSVSCPVIHSCFTPGQDCTHQITDHIAKAEHSILVQAYHFTSKAIADALIEAKNRGVKVKVLLDKSQRKQKYSLLHYIADTGIPVWIDSKPAIAHNKVMIIDEKEVITGSFNFTDAAQKRNAENLVFITDPKLAKDFIENWENREHQSIPYSK; encoded by the coding sequence ATGCTAAAACGAGTTCTTTTAATTTGTATATTAAGTTCCTTGACGCTAATCCAGGGATGTGCCGGATCATCACACACCAATCTGATTAGCTTACCGACAAAATCTGTTTCTTGCCCTGTTATTCATTCATGCTTTACACCGGGCCAAGATTGTACCCACCAAATTACCGATCATATTGCAAAAGCTGAACATTCTATTCTTGTTCAAGCCTATCACTTCACCTCTAAGGCTATCGCCGACGCATTAATAGAAGCGAAAAATCGAGGCGTTAAAGTTAAAGTTCTATTAGATAAAAGCCAACGTAAACAAAAATATAGTTTGTTACATTACATCGCTGATACTGGAATTCCTGTCTGGATCGATTCCAAGCCTGCAATAGCTCACAATAAAGTAATGATTATTGATGAAAAAGAAGTCATTACTGGTTCTTTTAACTTTACGGATGCAGCGCAAAAACGAAATGCCGAGAATTTAGTATTCATCACCGATCCTAAGCTTGCAAAGGATTTTATAGAGAATTGGGAGAATAGAGAACATCAGTCTATTCCTTATTCTAAATAA
- a CDS encoding response regulator, whose translation MGIKIWARKKEEVSVIKLALLVEDDAINQKIMNFFLSNLGYRVDSVTNANSAIEKIQSKTYDLIIVDIGLPDRPGTDVIEAARQYQLNLATPLIVWSAHINNDVEKYRNLGADAVLEKACLAEDLENAIQDCFLISTYERRFNFQLISLGERWRELDGKKCELAAIDYVEKLMAFFREALKIIEEYHVWLRFYEKQEEVSEV comes from the coding sequence ATGGGAATAAAAATTTGGGCGAGAAAAAAAGAAGAAGTAAGCGTGATTAAATTGGCTTTGCTTGTAGAGGACGATGCAATTAATCAAAAAATTATGAATTTTTTTTTATCAAATTTAGGATACAGGGTTGATAGTGTTACCAATGCAAATTCAGCTATAGAAAAAATTCAGAGTAAAACCTATGACTTGATTATAGTTGATATTGGTTTGCCGGATAGACCCGGTACAGACGTCATTGAAGCTGCTCGTCAATATCAACTTAATTTAGCAACTCCTTTAATAGTATGGAGCGCACATATAAATAATGATGTCGAGAAATATCGCAATCTGGGCGCAGATGCCGTTTTGGAGAAAGCTTGTTTAGCTGAGGACCTAGAAAACGCAATTCAGGATTGCTTTTTAATTTCGACGTATGAAAGGAGATTTAATTTTCAATTAATTTCGTTAGGAGAAAGATGGCGTGAATTAGATGGAAAAAAATGTGAATTAGCTGCCATTGATTATGTTGAAAAACTTATGGCTTTTTTTCGTGAAGCGCTAAAAATAATTGAAGAATACCATGTATGGCTGAGATTTTATGAGAAGCAAGAAGAAGTTAGTGAAGTATAA
- a CDS encoding FAD-dependent oxidoreductase has protein sequence MNNIKKNKIAIIGSGWYGVHIALVLKSKCPTCKITLFEKNPDIFSEISGKFGIRIHSGLHYPRSEETRIACRKGFHQFFNYYPELITPHMYSVYGVGIIDANGDPSKIDKEKFASICKELEIYSEILPADWGYDNLSFAVNVEEPSLILGEPLRNFFSAALTNAGVELLCNFHVTRVEKRLNNQLVVRGKQGEMRKKKSFIFNHVINTTSYQALIPDPKGLPLKMEIVYQPCLALIYEHTEKPLPKFPFSFIVMDGWFPCLMPYDDRINKNQVFSKYIMTHGKWTIMGSYKTAKEAKNCLSSVNDEFISQQVVPNCEKEMERFWPTFKQKFTYTTWIGAVLAKIKTEREFRSAVTFKNRENGMIYVIPGKVSNIFDAGNEVLSLVGLNQKKVIKEGNYCYVEGGTLFTAKHEITEKPKNILQNTCELQPYGKIESEPVKKAKSLRFWKSSVHKHPISRPIAPKNMKLGGNNS, from the coding sequence ATGAATAATATAAAAAAAAACAAAATTGCCATTATAGGATCAGGGTGGTACGGAGTACATATTGCTTTGGTTTTAAAAAGCAAATGCCCGACATGCAAAATAACGCTGTTCGAAAAAAATCCTGACATATTTAGTGAAATTTCAGGAAAGTTTGGCATCAGAATACACAGTGGCCTTCACTATCCTCGATCCGAGGAAACAAGAATAGCTTGTCGCAAAGGCTTTCATCAGTTTTTCAATTATTATCCTGAATTGATCACACCGCATATGTATTCAGTTTATGGTGTGGGAATTATAGATGCAAATGGAGATCCATCTAAAATAGATAAGGAAAAATTTGCCTCTATCTGTAAAGAGCTTGAAATTTATAGCGAGATCCTACCAGCTGACTGGGGATACGATAATTTAAGTTTTGCAGTTAATGTTGAAGAGCCAAGTCTAATATTAGGTGAACCTTTACGTAATTTTTTTAGTGCCGCCTTAACCAATGCGGGAGTAGAATTGTTGTGCAATTTTCATGTTACAAGAGTTGAAAAACGTCTTAACAATCAGCTTGTTGTGAGAGGTAAGCAGGGCGAAATGCGTAAGAAGAAATCTTTCATTTTTAATCATGTTATTAACACAACAAGCTATCAAGCATTGATACCTGATCCTAAAGGATTGCCTTTAAAAATGGAAATTGTCTATCAACCTTGTCTAGCGCTAATATACGAACATACTGAAAAACCTCTTCCCAAGTTCCCTTTTTCATTTATCGTAATGGATGGATGGTTCCCATGTTTAATGCCTTATGATGATCGTATAAATAAAAATCAAGTTTTTTCAAAATATATAATGACTCATGGAAAATGGACAATTATGGGTTCTTATAAAACTGCTAAGGAAGCTAAAAATTGTCTTTCTTCTGTTAACGATGAATTTATTTCTCAGCAGGTTGTGCCCAATTGCGAAAAAGAGATGGAAAGATTTTGGCCGACATTCAAACAAAAATTCACCTATACAACATGGATCGGGGCTGTTTTAGCTAAGATTAAGACGGAACGAGAGTTTCGCAGTGCCGTTACTTTTAAAAATAGAGAAAATGGGATGATTTACGTCATTCCAGGTAAAGTAAGTAATATCTTTGATGCCGGAAACGAAGTATTGTCACTCGTTGGGCTAAATCAAAAAAAAGTAATTAAGGAAGGTAATTATTGTTATGTTGAAGGCGGGACACTTTTTACAGCGAAACATGAAATTACTGAAAAACCAAAAAATATTTTACAAAATACTTGTGAGTTGCAGCCTTATGGAAAAATCGAGAGTGAGCCGGTTAAAAAAGCCAAATCACTTCGTTTCTGGAAATCATCCGTGCACAAACATCCTATTTCTAGACCAATAGCACCTAAAAATATGAAGTTGGGAGGAAATAATAGCTAA
- a CDS encoding helix-turn-helix transcriptional regulator, which produces MVKRSLKSFLFESKLNEDESNYQRAAAKNYLNYFGNRRPSIEQLDMMQSLIDSHWLKRTVKFNNKLTEREKECLLNLIHGKNTNEIALLMNISAQTVKIHIRNILKKMVCKNTKEAIAKALRYELIKKRYYFE; this is translated from the coding sequence ATGGTTAAACGCAGCTTAAAGAGTTTTTTATTTGAGAGCAAATTAAATGAAGACGAGAGTAATTATCAAAGGGCAGCCGCTAAAAATTACTTAAATTATTTTGGAAATAGGCGACCCAGCATCGAGCAGCTTGATATGATGCAATCCTTAATTGATTCACATTGGTTAAAGCGCACGGTTAAATTTAATAACAAATTGACGGAGCGGGAAAAAGAATGCTTATTAAATCTTATACATGGAAAAAATACCAATGAAATAGCTTTATTAATGAATATTTCAGCACAAACCGTCAAGATACATATACGTAATATTTTAAAAAAAATGGTTTGTAAAAATACTAAGGAGGCGATTGCAAAAGCTTTAAGGTATGAGTTAATAAAGAAGCGATATTATTTCGAATGA
- a CDS encoding response regulator, translating into MSLKKQLILNHQALLVEDDPIQQKVIGTMLSQLGYTIDIVGNAKDGICRLQDKIFNLVVLDLGLPDLPGEVVIDAVRKCTRNSDALIIVTSAHADKKNQQRCLHFGANTVLVKPIYKENLEKVIYPSLQNRNKHTEFTF; encoded by the coding sequence ATGTCGTTAAAAAAACAACTAATATTAAATCATCAAGCTTTACTTGTTGAAGATGATCCAATACAACAGAAAGTAATTGGTACTATGTTATCTCAATTAGGCTATACAATTGATATTGTTGGAAACGCGAAAGATGGAATTTGTCGATTGCAAGATAAAATATTTAATCTTGTAGTTTTAGATTTAGGGCTACCTGATCTTCCTGGCGAAGTAGTTATTGATGCTGTTCGAAAATGCACACGTAATTCAGATGCATTAATTATTGTTACATCTGCTCATGCGGATAAAAAAAATCAACAGAGATGTTTGCATTTTGGAGCGAATACCGTACTTGTGAAACCTATATATAAGGAGAATTTAGAAAAAGTTATTTATCCTAGCTTACAAAATAGAAATAAACATACAGAATTTACTTTTTAA
- a CDS encoding ATP-binding protein → MNFNQKKDGFDSAFVLELLKQLPVHVFWKDNEGKYLGCNDLFAHGLGLSSSEAVIGKTDYDLPVRKKDSDIYRKDDKEVMESRIPKLNIEEEQTFPDGRKGYLLTNKVPVFNKNNEVIGVIGVYSDITERKKSEEALKLAKEKAEVANQAKTEFLENMRHDIRTPLSGIVGCAHLIQMESNNPKKVAEYATDLAQSSDALLEFMNKILESIKVATGEIPILKQRFDLHKELEQIVRLNKPQADIKHINLYLDYDKSIPAYLLGDSLRFQRIVLELVTNALKYTDKGEIKVSARLIKNKTHTGQLIIELCVRDTGMGIPRDKQTEVYTRFTRLVPAYRGIYPGTGLGLSVVKQFIEDLGGEIHIESDVGKGATFICLIPLEESLSTKDGNAIGEIQSFESDTYLIDKKVAMIPALQENVVTTGEHVLVVEDNSIAAKIAQGILLNLNCQIDIAPDGKTALTLIEKNHYSLILMDIGLSDADGCDITRLIRSKQWNNNSSIPIVGLTAHIDEENKRRCLEKGMNAIYIKPLTPEKASGILNAFLSLSQPSIFKEHQAKSSNQLQSLSLLDKEKALEFLGSEEKLHEMLALLVSSLTIEIPNLKQYHQDNDWEGIRLLAHKWKGGASYCSANRLEQICIEMITALKVEAPEEAEELYQQLLQIAEATKEVARKVIGT, encoded by the coding sequence ATGAATTTTAACCAAAAAAAAGATGGGTTTGATAGTGCGTTTGTTCTTGAATTATTAAAACAATTGCCTGTCCATGTTTTTTGGAAGGATAATGAAGGAAAGTATTTAGGATGTAACGATCTTTTTGCGCATGGTCTTGGCCTATCTTCTTCGGAAGCGGTGATAGGAAAAACCGATTATGATCTTCCTGTAAGGAAAAAAGATAGTGATATCTATCGTAAGGATGATAAAGAAGTAATGGAGTCTCGCATTCCTAAGCTTAATATCGAAGAGGAGCAAACCTTTCCTGATGGTAGAAAAGGTTATCTATTAACTAATAAAGTACCCGTTTTTAATAAAAATAATGAAGTTATCGGTGTTATAGGTGTTTATAGTGACATTACTGAAAGAAAAAAATCAGAAGAAGCTTTAAAATTAGCTAAAGAAAAAGCCGAAGTAGCCAATCAAGCAAAAACAGAGTTTCTCGAAAACATGCGCCATGACATCCGGACACCCTTATCGGGAATTGTGGGCTGTGCGCATTTGATTCAAATGGAATCAAACAATCCAAAAAAAGTAGCTGAATATGCTACAGACCTAGCTCAATCTAGTGATGCTTTATTGGAATTTATGAATAAAATATTAGAAAGCATTAAGGTAGCAACAGGTGAAATTCCGATCTTGAAGCAAAGGTTTGACTTGCATAAAGAGTTGGAACAGATCGTACGATTAAACAAGCCGCAAGCCGACATAAAGCACATCAATTTATATTTGGATTATGATAAAAGCATTCCAGCTTATTTGTTGGGTGATTCTCTACGATTTCAACGCATTGTTCTAGAGTTGGTGACGAATGCGTTAAAGTATACTGATAAAGGCGAGATTAAAGTCAGTGCACGTTTAATAAAAAACAAAACGCATACAGGACAATTAATTATTGAGCTTTGCGTTAGAGATACAGGTATGGGTATTCCTCGCGATAAACAAACCGAAGTCTATACGCGCTTTACGCGTCTAGTTCCTGCCTATCGAGGAATTTATCCAGGAACAGGCTTAGGTCTTTCAGTGGTTAAACAATTTATCGAAGACTTAGGTGGTGAAATTCATATTGAGAGTGATGTAGGAAAAGGAGCAACTTTTATTTGTTTAATTCCTTTAGAAGAGTCATTATCAACAAAAGATGGGAATGCGATAGGAGAAATACAATCGTTTGAAAGTGATACTTACTTAATCGACAAAAAAGTGGCCATGATACCTGCGTTACAAGAGAATGTTGTGACGACCGGAGAGCATGTGTTAGTGGTGGAAGACAATTCCATCGCGGCAAAAATCGCGCAGGGTATTCTTTTAAATCTTAATTGCCAAATTGATATTGCACCGGATGGGAAAACCGCATTGACTCTCATAGAGAAAAATCATTATAGCCTTATATTGATGGATATTGGCCTGTCAGATGCAGATGGTTGTGATATAACGCGTCTTATTCGTTCAAAACAATGGAATAATAATTCATCGATTCCCATTGTTGGATTAACAGCACATATAGATGAGGAAAATAAACGACGTTGTTTAGAAAAAGGGATGAATGCGATCTATATCAAACCATTAACACCAGAGAAAGCTTCTGGAATCCTAAATGCGTTTCTATCGCTTTCACAACCCTCTATTTTTAAAGAGCATCAGGCTAAATCCTCCAATCAATTGCAATCTTTGTCTCTTTTAGACAAAGAGAAGGCATTAGAATTCCTGGGTAGTGAAGAAAAGCTTCATGAAATGTTGGCGTTGCTAGTAAGTAGTCTGACAATAGAAATACCTAATCTAAAACAATACCATCAGGACAATGATTGGGAGGGTATACGATTGTTAGCACATAAATGGAAAGGTGGAGCAAGTTATTGCTCTGCAAATCGCTTAGAACAAATATGCATAGAAATGATAACTGCATTGAAAGTAGAGGCGCCTGAAGAAGCTGAAGAACTTTATCAGCAGTTACTTCAAATCGCAGAAGCAACTAAAGAAGTAGCCAGAAAGGTTATAGGCACCTGA
- a CDS encoding ankyrin repeat domain-containing protein — MLKHNLQSEELSLRNHAARGEFEEVQEILDRNNGSSKFNINSQSSNGNTALHWACFRAMEIYKGNSEAYSKTIQLLIKYGADFLVENKEAKKPCDFFRNDDEYLNPFNLGVNLKSYCYFNLTHSLLEIECKKITSQSEHEGESAIASSFYSIIDGLKLIEFFPKKEHEDTFTILSLACGISTEILPLIIYFQHKNMKVNYIGIDNNSAIIEDNKARYTAYKNVRFICADASNPNKMSEIIPSHSIDFGIMRNGDFTEGNGRQPIFFQIVNQIFPNLIKPKYPLLMTFQTEYELNICSKKTQLNDNFRKFRGGNFFDNNKRCVFPTQRGGETILTYPDSYSFILNLDKELTQQNKLSQNMQKLHV, encoded by the coding sequence ATGTTAAAGCATAACTTGCAAAGTGAAGAGCTATCACTACGTAACCACGCCGCAAGAGGTGAGTTTGAAGAAGTTCAAGAAATTTTAGATAGAAATAATGGAAGTTCAAAGTTTAATATAAATAGTCAAAGTTCTAACGGAAATACAGCGTTGCATTGGGCCTGTTTTAGGGCAATGGAAATATACAAAGGTAATTCAGAAGCCTATAGTAAAACTATTCAGTTGTTAATCAAATATGGCGCTGATTTTCTTGTTGAGAATAAAGAAGCAAAAAAACCGTGTGATTTTTTTAGAAACGACGATGAGTATTTAAATCCTTTTAATTTGGGTGTAAACTTAAAAAGTTATTGCTATTTTAATTTAACACATTCTCTATTAGAAATAGAATGTAAAAAAATTACTTCACAGTCGGAACATGAAGGTGAATCAGCGATAGCATCCTCTTTTTATTCAATTATAGATGGATTAAAACTGATTGAGTTTTTTCCAAAAAAAGAACACGAAGATACTTTTACAATTCTTAGTCTGGCTTGCGGTATCTCTACGGAGATCCTACCTTTAATCATATATTTTCAACATAAAAATATGAAAGTCAACTATATTGGTATAGATAATAACAGCGCTATAATTGAAGATAACAAAGCGAGATATACCGCTTATAAAAATGTACGTTTCATCTGCGCGGATGCCTCTAACCCCAATAAAATGAGCGAAATTATACCTTCTCATTCCATTGATTTTGGGATAATGCGTAATGGAGATTTCACTGAAGGCAACGGTAGACAACCTATATTTTTCCAAATAGTAAATCAGATATTTCCAAACTTGATCAAACCTAAATATCCTCTATTAATGACATTTCAAACAGAATATGAATTGAATATATGCAGTAAAAAAACTCAACTCAATGATAATTTTAGAAAATTTAGAGGCGGTAATTTTTTTGATAATAATAAAAGATGTGTTTTTCCTACTCAGCGTGGCGGTGAGACTATCCTGACTTATCCTGATAGCTATAGTTTTATTTTAAATTTAGATAAAGAGCTTACTCAGCAAAATAAATTAAGTCAAAACATGCAAAAGTTACACGTGTAG